The proteins below come from a single Synechococcus sp. WH 8101 genomic window:
- a CDS encoding SRPBCC family protein gives MAPVKGVRRQTIEQTMERLPQGVRRLAVQLRTPISVDLLWSVLTDYDQLSRFIPNLSSSTLDWREANRVRLSQVGSQQLLGLRFSASVQLELVEHRPEGLLQFRMLKGDFRRFEGSWRLQTLPDGSSLLYDLTVQGCLGMPVALIEQRLRSDLSANLLAVEREAQRRLSLS, from the coding sequence ATGGCGCCGGTGAAGGGGGTGCGGCGCCAGACCATCGAGCAGACCATGGAACGGCTGCCCCAGGGGGTGCGTCGCCTGGCGGTGCAGCTGCGCACGCCCATCAGTGTGGATCTGCTCTGGTCGGTCCTCACCGATTACGACCAGCTGAGCCGGTTCATTCCCAACCTCAGCAGCAGCACGTTGGATTGGCGTGAAGCCAACCGTGTGCGTCTGTCGCAGGTGGGCAGTCAGCAGTTGCTGGGCTTGCGTTTCTCCGCCTCGGTGCAGTTGGAATTGGTGGAGCACCGGCCCGAAGGTCTGCTTCAGTTCCGCATGCTGAAGGGCGATTTCCGTCGTTTCGAGGGTTCCTGGCGTCTGCAGACCCTGCCCGATGGCAGCTCCTTGCTCTATGACCTCACCGTTCAGGGATGCCTCGGCATGCCCGTGGCTCTGATCGAGCAGCGGCTGCGCAGCGATCTTTCGGCCAATCTGCTGGCCGTGGAAAGGGAAGCGCAGCGACGTTTATCTCTCAGCTGA
- the zwf gene encoding glucose-6-phosphate dehydrogenase produces MSATITNPLRVGLRQERVIAPQCLIIFGASGDLTHRKLVPALFELFQQRRLPSEFALLGCARRPWSDEEFRQKMAEAMGAKVSDNRMAWDQFSAGMFYEPVDLQQPEDLVKLGHRLQEIDRLRATRSNRTFYLSVSPKFYGSGCRALADAGLLKDPDRSRVVIEKPFGRDYSSAQALNKVVQACGQEKQIFRIDHYLGKETVQNIMVLRFANTIFEPIWNRNYISSVQITAAETVGVEERAGYYETSGALRDMVQNHLTQMLAITAMETPGRFDPEAIRSEKAKVLQAARLADEQEPWNCCIRGQYGPGGSQSAPLAGYRQEPGVDPNSTTETYVAMKLFIDNWRWQGVPFYVRTGKRLPKRLSEVVLTFREAPVHLFDAAGGSPTANQLILRIQPDEGAEFRFDVKSPGSGMRSRPVEMEFSYDESFGEPSDEGYVRLLADAMLGDPTLFTRSDEVEAAWRLYTPLLELIEDSPWQLPIHPYESRTWGPAASDALLARDGLLWRRP; encoded by the coding sequence ATGAGCGCAACGATCACGAACCCGCTGCGGGTCGGCCTGCGTCAGGAGCGGGTCATCGCCCCCCAGTGCCTGATCATCTTCGGCGCCAGCGGTGACCTGACCCACCGCAAGCTGGTGCCGGCCCTGTTCGAACTGTTTCAACAGCGGCGTCTTCCCAGTGAATTCGCCCTGCTCGGCTGTGCCCGCCGCCCCTGGAGCGACGAGGAGTTCCGCCAGAAGATGGCGGAAGCCATGGGAGCGAAAGTCAGCGACAACAGGATGGCCTGGGACCAGTTCTCGGCCGGCATGTTCTACGAACCGGTCGACCTGCAGCAGCCGGAGGATCTGGTGAAGCTGGGGCATCGCCTTCAGGAGATCGATCGGTTGCGGGCGACCCGGAGCAACCGCACCTTCTACCTCTCGGTGTCACCGAAGTTTTACGGCAGCGGCTGCCGCGCCCTGGCCGATGCCGGACTGCTCAAGGATCCGGATCGCAGCCGGGTGGTGATCGAGAAACCCTTCGGTCGCGACTACAGCAGCGCCCAGGCGCTCAACAAGGTGGTGCAAGCCTGCGGCCAGGAGAAGCAGATCTTCCGCATCGACCACTACCTGGGCAAGGAGACGGTGCAAAACATCATGGTGCTGCGCTTCGCCAACACCATTTTCGAGCCGATCTGGAATCGGAATTACATCTCCAGTGTTCAGATCACCGCCGCCGAAACGGTGGGTGTGGAGGAGCGGGCCGGGTACTACGAAACCTCTGGCGCCCTGCGCGACATGGTGCAGAACCACCTCACCCAGATGCTGGCAATCACCGCCATGGAAACCCCGGGTCGGTTTGACCCGGAAGCCATCCGCAGCGAGAAGGCGAAGGTGCTGCAGGCCGCCCGCCTCGCCGACGAACAGGAACCCTGGAACTGCTGCATTCGCGGTCAATACGGGCCAGGCGGCAGCCAGTCCGCTCCCCTGGCCGGCTACCGCCAGGAACCTGGCGTGGATCCGAACAGCACCACGGAGACCTACGTGGCGATGAAACTCTTCATCGACAACTGGCGCTGGCAGGGGGTCCCCTTCTACGTGCGCACGGGCAAACGCCTGCCCAAACGGCTCAGCGAAGTGGTGCTCACCTTCCGGGAGGCCCCGGTGCATCTCTTTGATGCCGCTGGTGGCAGCCCCACAGCCAATCAGCTGATCCTGCGCATCCAGCCGGATGAGGGGGCGGAATTCCGCTTCGATGTGAAATCCCCCGGTTCAGGCATGCGCAGCCGTCCGGTGGAGATGGAGTTCTCCTACGACGAATCCTTCGGTGAACCCTCCGATGAGGGCTACGTCCGCCTGCTGGCCGACGCGATGCTCGGCGATCCCACCCTGTTCACCCGCAGCGACGAGGTGGAAGCAGCCTGGCGGCTGTACACCCCCCTGCTGGAACTGATTGAAGACAGTCCCTGGCAGCTCCCCATCCATCCCTACGAATCGCGCACCTGGGGACCGGCCGCGTCGGATGCCCTGCTGGCCCGCGACGGTCTGCTCTGGCGCCGCCCCTGA
- a CDS encoding glucose-6-phosphate dehydrogenase assembly protein OpcA, with protein sequence MSPQLTLQTPLELPPADVPAYLEQLWGQDQSSNGNAGAHTFCLLIWQPAWTEQQLIRTGRLSGPITGVQRQELIAAARQAVIEVDLPLSTPPLSATVADALAGLAGETTAEDLRGQHVDASVSSLRPRRLITLAPTLDATQELETLVAAYCPLPEEGGGTAACGDVVVLRGGHDALKRGLGILQPLLPEDLPSWVWWNGNLDEAPDLLRQLAIGPRRLIIDSALGDPVACLDLLAARIDARLAVNDLNWLRLRSWRETLAMVFDPPNRRDALSHVVQLDLDVEGEHPVQGLLLAAWIADRLGWHLNGSQRNEDHSISAEFQRPDGVAVQMRIAPVPMGAPSIHPGQIVGLRLISKPESAPAVCVILCAESGGCMRLEAGGMASMQLLEEVVPVQNQPVEADVARLLEGGHDTTNPLLAAAAPLAAKLLS encoded by the coding sequence ATGTCTCCCCAGCTCACCCTCCAGACCCCGCTCGAACTCCCGCCCGCCGACGTTCCCGCCTACCTCGAGCAGCTCTGGGGTCAGGACCAATCCAGCAATGGCAACGCCGGCGCCCACACCTTCTGTCTGCTGATCTGGCAACCGGCGTGGACCGAGCAACAGCTGATCCGCACCGGACGGCTGAGTGGGCCGATCACCGGGGTGCAGCGCCAGGAGCTAATCGCCGCGGCCCGTCAGGCCGTGATCGAGGTGGATCTCCCCTTGAGCACACCACCGCTCAGCGCCACAGTCGCTGACGCCCTCGCCGGCCTGGCGGGGGAAACGACGGCGGAAGACCTGCGCGGTCAGCACGTGGATGCCTCGGTGAGCTCCCTGCGGCCCCGACGCCTGATCACCCTGGCACCGACCCTGGACGCCACCCAGGAGCTGGAAACCCTGGTGGCGGCGTATTGCCCCCTGCCCGAGGAAGGTGGTGGAACGGCCGCCTGCGGCGATGTGGTGGTGCTGCGGGGCGGCCACGACGCCCTGAAGCGTGGACTTGGCATCCTCCAACCGCTGCTGCCCGAGGACCTGCCCTCCTGGGTGTGGTGGAACGGCAACCTCGACGAAGCACCGGATCTCCTGCGCCAGCTGGCGATCGGTCCCCGGCGGCTGATCATCGATTCCGCCCTCGGCGACCCAGTCGCCTGCCTCGACCTGCTCGCCGCCCGCATCGACGCCCGATTGGCGGTGAATGATCTCAACTGGTTGCGGTTGCGGAGCTGGCGCGAAACCCTGGCGATGGTGTTCGATCCGCCGAACCGGCGCGATGCCCTCAGCCATGTGGTGCAGCTGGATCTTGATGTGGAAGGCGAGCATCCGGTGCAGGGGCTGCTTCTCGCTGCCTGGATCGCCGACCGCCTCGGCTGGCACCTCAACGGATCGCAGCGCAACGAGGATCACAGCATCAGCGCCGAATTTCAGCGCCCGGATGGGGTAGCGGTGCAGATGCGCATTGCACCGGTGCCCATGGGCGCCCCCAGCATTCATCCCGGTCAGATCGTGGGGCTGCGCCTGATCAGCAAGCCCGAGTCCGCCCCAGCGGTGTGCGTGATTCTCTGCGCCGAATCGGGGGGCTGCATGCGCCTGGAGGCCGGTGGCATGGCGAGCATGCAACTGCTGGAGGAGGTGGTACCAGTTCAGAACCAGCCCGTGGAAGCGGATGTGGCCCGCCTGCTGGAGGGCGGCCACGACACCACCAACCCCCTCCTCGCCGCCGCTGCTCCCCTGGCTGCCAAGCTGCTCAGCTGA
- a CDS encoding cobyrinate a,c-diamide synthase encodes MACLIAAPASGSGKTLFSLSLIAWARHQGLSVQPFKVGPDYLDPQLLSVAAGRPCRNLDLPLCGSRWVQQTFHSHGGRTDLALVEGVMGLFDGIGSGSDGSSAAVARELNLPVLLVVDAGGQAQSLAALVRGFQSHEPRVQLAGVVLNRVSSDRHRDLLADVLRSIDVPLLGALPRDLQLDLPSRHLGLAPAHEIERFASRLAAWADLAERHLDITRLRPLLTAPSGGIDPLQAQLERHTTAVVQPTTPLPVAVAQDAAFHFRYPEMQEALEILGMPVLPWSPLADAPIPDEAIGLILPGGFPEQHAAALSQCQRSLKALRDWFGHKPLYAECGGMLLLGHSLTDLEGTAHAMAGLLPFQAAKDRLQVGYRQLTTCADSLLLRRGERWMGHEFHRWQLRPLAGDPPVGNEERLWQVEGWRSERREEGWKRTNVHASWVHLHWGGSWTIPCRWRAALETAVKATAF; translated from the coding sequence ATGGCCTGTCTGATCGCCGCTCCTGCGAGCGGCAGCGGCAAGACCCTGTTCAGCCTCAGCCTGATCGCCTGGGCCCGTCATCAGGGCCTCAGCGTGCAGCCCTTCAAGGTGGGCCCCGACTATCTCGACCCCCAGCTGCTCTCGGTCGCCGCTGGTCGCCCCTGCCGCAACCTCGACCTGCCCCTGTGCGGCAGCCGATGGGTGCAGCAGACCTTTCACAGCCATGGCGGCCGCACGGATCTGGCCCTGGTGGAGGGGGTGATGGGGCTATTCGATGGCATCGGCAGTGGCAGCGACGGCAGCAGCGCCGCCGTGGCCCGAGAGCTCAACCTGCCCGTGCTGCTGGTGGTGGATGCGGGCGGTCAGGCGCAATCACTGGCCGCCCTGGTGCGGGGGTTTCAGAGCCATGAACCACGGGTGCAGCTAGCCGGGGTGGTGCTCAACCGCGTCAGCAGTGATCGCCATCGCGACCTGCTCGCGGATGTGTTGCGCAGCATCGATGTGCCCCTCCTCGGGGCCCTGCCCCGGGATCTGCAGCTGGACCTGCCCAGCCGCCATCTGGGACTGGCCCCCGCCCACGAGATCGAGCGCTTCGCCAGCCGCCTTGCCGCCTGGGCCGATCTCGCCGAGCGTCACCTCGACATCACCCGCCTACGACCGCTGCTCACCGCGCCCAGCGGCGGCATCGACCCGCTACAGGCCCAACTCGAGCGACACACCACAGCGGTGGTGCAGCCCACAACACCGCTGCCGGTGGCCGTCGCCCAGGATGCCGCTTTCCATTTCCGCTACCCGGAAATGCAGGAAGCCCTGGAGATCCTGGGCATGCCGGTGCTTCCCTGGAGCCCCCTGGCGGATGCACCGATTCCCGACGAGGCAATCGGTCTGATCCTGCCCGGCGGCTTCCCCGAACAACATGCCGCCGCCCTCAGCCAATGCCAACGCAGCCTGAAGGCCCTCCGCGACTGGTTCGGCCACAAGCCTCTCTACGCGGAATGCGGCGGCATGCTCCTGCTGGGTCACAGCCTCACCGACCTGGAGGGAACCGCCCATGCCATGGCCGGGCTGCTTCCTTTCCAAGCCGCCAAGGACAGACTTCAGGTGGGCTATCGCCAGCTGACGACCTGCGCAGACAGTCTGCTGCTGCGCCGGGGGGAGCGCTGGATGGGCCATGAATTCCATCGCTGGCAACTGCGGCCGCTGGCGGGTGATCCACCTGTGGGCAACGAGGAACGCCTGTGGCAGGTTGAGGGCTGGAGATCGGAGCGACGGGAGGAAGGATGGAAGAGAACCAACGTGCACGCCAGCTGGGTTCACCTCCACTGGGGCGGCTCCTGGACGATCCCATGCCGATGGCGCGCCGCGCTCGAAACCGCGGTGAAAGCAACCGCTTTCTGA
- a CDS encoding histidine phosphatase family protein — MSRERQLWLLRHGATEWARNGRHTGSTDLPLLPEGEAEARRLAPVLQAHDFAAVFTSPLQRARRTCELGGLGAQAQVMDELLEWNYGAYEGITTAEIRQTVPDWTVWSHGCPGGEAAPAVQARCERAINQALAVQGEGDVALFAHGHLLRALAGTWLGLGATGGRLLKLNTGSICVLGFERGSRAISRWNAPTDGMF; from the coding sequence ATGAGCCGGGAACGTCAACTGTGGCTGCTGCGCCATGGCGCCACCGAATGGGCCCGTAACGGCCGCCACACCGGCAGCACCGATCTGCCACTGCTCCCGGAGGGAGAAGCGGAGGCGCGGCGCCTGGCGCCGGTGCTGCAGGCCCACGATTTTGCGGCCGTGTTTACCTCCCCCCTGCAGCGAGCGCGACGCACCTGCGAACTGGGGGGCCTCGGCGCTCAAGCTCAGGTGATGGACGAGCTGCTCGAGTGGAACTACGGCGCCTATGAAGGCATCACCACCGCCGAGATCCGCCAGACCGTGCCCGACTGGACCGTGTGGAGCCATGGCTGTCCGGGCGGTGAAGCGGCACCCGCCGTACAGGCGCGCTGCGAACGAGCGATCAACCAGGCCCTGGCGGTGCAGGGTGAGGGCGATGTGGCCCTGTTTGCCCATGGACACCTGCTGCGCGCCCTCGCCGGCACCTGGCTCGGCCTGGGGGCCACAGGCGGCCGGCTGCTCAAACTCAACACCGGCAGCATCTGCGTGCTTGGCTTTGAGCGGGGCAGCCGGGCGATCAGCCGTTGGAATGCCCCCACCGACGGGATGTTCTGA
- a CDS encoding acylphosphatase — protein sequence MARRARNRGESNRFLKRQPPRASALKERWRLMVEGEVQGVGFRSSCSRRATDLGLSGWVRNLSNGRVEVQAEGDPLALNELRLWCERGPTGAHVRMVRFSHLPITGDDWFEVKA from the coding sequence ATGGCGCGCCGCGCTCGAAACCGCGGTGAAAGCAACCGCTTTCTGAAGCGCCAACCGCCCCGCGCCTCCGCACTCAAGGAACGTTGGCGGCTGATGGTGGAAGGCGAGGTTCAGGGGGTGGGCTTCCGCAGCAGCTGCAGCCGCCGCGCCACCGACCTCGGCTTGAGCGGCTGGGTGCGCAACCTCAGCAACGGTCGGGTGGAGGTGCAGGCGGAAGGTGATCCACTCGCCCTGAACGAGCTGAGGCTCTGGTGTGAGCGGGGGCCCACTGGGGCCCATGTGCGCATGGTGCGGTTCAGCCATCTGCCCATCACGGGAGACGACTGGTTTGAGGTGAAAGCATGA
- a CDS encoding FAD-binding oxidoreductase has product MRVSTAGSGDSQERMFTVVVLGLQSGRQRRAERRFTVGFSQLQATVRRITASGGTIQAVIPGAAAGASPAPSSTPPAAPVTASAPKPAHKAVPVNLYKPKTPFIGTVTENYSLLAEGAIGRVQHITFDLSGGDPQLHYVEGQSIGIIPEGEDANGKPHKLRLYSIASTRHGDNYADHTVSLCVRQLQYEKDGETVNGVCSTYLCDIEPGSKVKITGPVGKEMLLPDDEEANVIMLATGTGIAPMRTYLRRMFEPKERELNNWHFRGKAWLFMGAPKTPNLLYDADFEHYQEQFPDNFRYTKAISREQQNSKGGRMYIQDRVLEHADEIFAMIEDPKTHVYMCGLRGMEPGIDEAMTAAAAAKGLDWSELRPQLKKAERWHVETY; this is encoded by the coding sequence ATGCGTGTCAGCACGGCTGGTTCAGGCGACTCCCAAGAACGCATGTTCACCGTGGTGGTGCTTGGCCTTCAGTCAGGCCGTCAGCGTCGTGCTGAACGTCGCTTCACCGTGGGCTTCAGTCAGCTTCAGGCCACCGTGCGGCGCATCACGGCCAGTGGTGGCACGATCCAAGCGGTGATTCCGGGCGCCGCTGCTGGCGCCAGCCCCGCCCCTTCGTCGACACCCCCCGCCGCCCCCGTGACTGCTTCCGCCCCCAAACCGGCCCACAAGGCCGTTCCGGTCAACCTCTACAAGCCGAAAACCCCCTTCATCGGCACCGTCACCGAGAACTACAGCCTGCTGGCGGAGGGTGCAATCGGGCGTGTGCAACACATCACCTTCGACCTGAGTGGTGGTGACCCGCAGCTGCATTACGTGGAGGGCCAGAGCATCGGCATCATTCCCGAGGGCGAGGACGCCAATGGCAAACCCCACAAGCTGCGCCTCTACTCGATCGCCAGCACCCGTCATGGCGACAACTACGCCGACCACACCGTGTCGCTCTGCGTGCGCCAGCTGCAATATGAAAAGGATGGGGAGACGGTGAACGGAGTCTGCTCCACCTACCTCTGCGACATCGAGCCCGGCAGCAAAGTCAAGATCACCGGGCCAGTGGGCAAGGAGATGCTCCTCCCCGACGACGAGGAGGCCAACGTGATCATGTTGGCGACGGGCACTGGCATCGCTCCCATGCGCACCTATCTGCGTCGCATGTTCGAGCCGAAGGAGCGGGAGCTCAACAATTGGCACTTCCGCGGCAAGGCCTGGCTGTTCATGGGAGCGCCCAAAACCCCCAACCTGCTCTACGACGCCGACTTCGAGCACTATCAGGAGCAATTCCCCGACAACTTCCGCTACACCAAGGCGATCAGCCGCGAGCAGCAGAACAGCAAGGGCGGTCGGATGTACATCCAAGACCGCGTTCTCGAGCATGCCGATGAGATCTTCGCGATGATTGAAGATCCCAAGACCCATGTGTACATGTGTGGTCTGCGCGGCATGGAGCCGGGCATCGACGAAGCGATGACCGCTGCTGCCGCCGCCAAGGGGCTCGACTGGAGTGAGCTGCGGCCTCAGCTCAAGAAAGCCGAGCGCTGGCACGTCGAGACCTATTGA
- a CDS encoding GAP family protein, whose amino-acid sequence MTDTTLWAELLAYGTGIGLSPIHIAVLLLLLLGPRPIWRGSWFVTGWIVTTLVTAILLLTVGHVLLLDMSHGSHHRTGLDLLAGGALVALGGRELLRSFADGTEPPAWTTGIDRFVAMPLPLLLLLGAVGEVISPDDLVLFAKSAGVVLAAQLPTWQEVVGLVAFTIGASLFLLTPLLAVIIGRDRVLPLLEKGKQVLFARSGLVVGGVSLGLGVYLGWQGISGLHLI is encoded by the coding sequence ATGACTGACACGACGCTCTGGGCCGAACTGCTGGCGTATGGCACCGGCATCGGCCTGTCGCCGATCCATATCGCCGTGCTGCTGCTGCTTCTGCTTGGTCCGCGTCCGATCTGGCGCGGCAGCTGGTTCGTGACGGGCTGGATCGTCACCACCCTGGTCACTGCCATTTTGCTGCTCACCGTGGGACATGTCTTGCTGTTGGACATGAGCCATGGCTCCCATCACCGCACCGGCCTCGACCTGCTGGCGGGGGGCGCGCTGGTGGCGCTGGGCGGTCGTGAACTGTTGCGTTCTTTTGCCGACGGGACAGAGCCCCCGGCCTGGACAACGGGGATCGATCGGTTCGTGGCCATGCCCCTCCCCCTGCTGCTCCTGCTCGGGGCCGTCGGTGAAGTGATCAGCCCCGACGATCTGGTGCTGTTCGCCAAATCCGCCGGGGTGGTGTTGGCGGCGCAGTTGCCCACCTGGCAGGAAGTGGTGGGGCTGGTGGCCTTCACGATCGGCGCCAGCCTGTTCCTGCTCACTCCATTGCTGGCGGTGATCATCGGTCGCGACAGGGTGCTGCCCCTCCTGGAGAAGGGCAAACAGGTGCTCTTCGCCCGCAGCGGCCTCGTGGTGGGGGGCGTGAGCCTCGGGCTCGGGGTCTATCTCGGCTGGCAGGGCATTAGCGGTCTTCATCTGATCTGA
- a CDS encoding histidine kinase, which produces MDGNGPNPRQQLKLLLVAARHHLSSGDLRSLIQFLEYEDCGFDVTLQMSDPTQQPELLELHRLVVTPALVKLQPSPKQVFAGSSIFQQLRSWLPRWQQDEVVSGLGLSLQPTELDGSRTQRELQLEDQLLVLRQENETLIDRLGAQERLLRMVAHELRTPLTAATLALQSQQLGQIDLERFQDVLKRRLDEIALLSKDLLEVGSTRWEALFNPQRLDLASVAAEAILELEKLWLGRDVAIHTDIPSDLPKVYADQRRMRQVLLNLLENALKYTQDGGRIALTMLHRTSQWLQISICDSGPGIPEEEQQRLFQDRVRLPQTSGGTSGFGVGLSVCRRIVEVHGGKIWVVSEPGEGACFFFTVPVWQGQDQISPVASLTEGQSDA; this is translated from the coding sequence GTGGATGGGAACGGTCCCAATCCGCGACAGCAGCTCAAGCTCCTGCTGGTGGCCGCCAGGCACCACCTCTCCAGCGGCGATCTTCGCTCCCTGATTCAGTTTCTCGAATACGAGGACTGCGGTTTCGACGTCACACTTCAGATGTCGGACCCCACCCAGCAACCGGAACTGCTCGAGCTGCATCGGCTGGTGGTGACCCCGGCGCTGGTGAAGCTGCAGCCTTCACCGAAACAGGTGTTTGCCGGCAGCAGCATTTTTCAGCAACTGCGCAGCTGGCTGCCGCGCTGGCAACAGGATGAGGTGGTGAGCGGCCTTGGCCTCAGCCTGCAACCCACAGAGCTGGATGGCAGTCGCACCCAGCGCGAGCTGCAACTGGAAGACCAACTGTTGGTGTTGCGCCAGGAAAACGAAACCCTGATCGACCGTCTCGGCGCGCAGGAACGCCTGCTGCGGATGGTGGCCCATGAACTGCGCACACCGCTGACGGCAGCAACCCTCGCCCTGCAGAGCCAGCAACTCGGACAGATCGACCTAGAGCGCTTTCAGGATGTGCTCAAACGCCGCCTCGACGAGATCGCCCTGCTCTCCAAGGACCTATTGGAAGTGGGAAGCACGCGCTGGGAGGCCCTGTTCAATCCCCAGCGGCTCGACCTGGCCAGCGTGGCAGCGGAAGCGATTCTTGAGCTGGAAAAACTCTGGCTGGGCCGGGATGTGGCGATCCACACCGACATCCCCTCGGACCTACCGAAGGTTTACGCCGACCAGCGGCGCATGCGCCAGGTGTTGCTCAACCTGCTGGAAAACGCCTTGAAATACACCCAGGACGGCGGCCGCATCGCCCTGACCATGCTGCACCGGACCAGTCAGTGGCTACAGATCAGCATCTGCGACAGCGGCCCGGGCATCCCGGAGGAGGAGCAGCAACGCCTCTTTCAGGATCGGGTGCGACTGCCGCAGACCTCCGGCGGCACCTCAGGATTCGGCGTGGGCCTGTCGGTGTGCCGACGGATTGTGGAGGTGCACGGCGGCAAGATCTGGGTGGTCTCCGAACCGGGGGAAGGCGCCTGCTTCTTCTTCACCGTTCCAGTCTGGCAAGGACAGGATCAGATCAGCCCGGTGGCGTCCTTGACGGAGGGTCAGTCGGACGCCTAA
- a CDS encoding cAMP phosphodiesterase, which translates to MLSLPRRLRLVLAAPLLISPLALVGPSALAQGAGNADAKPATNEDVFLYRGMGSSYVCNARAAGVEFPKAVGIAAATYVQILNGRHGGQVASAGDKKLTNEQLFAGAEFQIITGALQFCPKEVPADVKAKVEEALKKQKAGN; encoded by the coding sequence TTGCTCTCCCTCCCCCGCCGACTCCGGCTTGTTCTTGCAGCTCCCCTGCTGATCTCCCCTCTGGCCCTGGTCGGTCCCTCCGCTCTCGCCCAGGGTGCTGGCAACGCCGATGCCAAACCCGCCACCAATGAGGACGTCTTCCTGTACCGGGGTATGGGGTCGTCCTATGTGTGCAATGCCCGTGCCGCCGGCGTTGAATTCCCCAAGGCGGTGGGCATCGCTGCCGCCACCTATGTGCAGATCCTCAATGGTCGTCACGGCGGCCAAGTGGCCTCGGCCGGCGACAAGAAACTCACCAACGAGCAGCTGTTTGCCGGTGCGGAGTTTCAGATCATCACCGGAGCGCTGCAGTTCTGCCCGAAGGAAGTGCCCGCTGATGTGAAGGCGAAGGTGGAGGAAGCGCTGAAGAAGCAGAAGGCCGGCAACTAA